The Silene latifolia isolate original U9 population chromosome Y, ASM4854445v1, whole genome shotgun sequence sequence GGTTGACTACTTTCTTGGGTTCCTGACTACGCACAGACATGCGGTTGCACCTGTTGTGCGGAAGCGATACGGAGTAGATGCAAAAAAataaaagacacaaagatttaacgtggttcactatcaatgcgatagctacatccaccagggcgagggagaataattcactatgtcgggagaattacagattacaaaagatGAGCACAGAGTTTTTCTAGATCTGCCTCTTAAAACTCTCAATATGTTTGCATCACAAATCTCTCCTTAAAGAATAGCTAGGTTAGggtagtgtttatatattaaactaCCCTAACAAAGACTAATACAATTaggaaattaaataaacaaaattaTCAAATAAACCAAACTCGGAAATCTACGTAACCACAACGGCTAAATAGTTAGGAAAGTGGAGGGACCCACAACTTCCTAATACTAACCCAAAAGTCACGTAGCAACAATGTAGCTCCAGTATTACGCACGACTCACGGATACTAGTCTGCGACACACGTATTACTCGGACTTTGCTTCATCATTATATCATTATTTTCTTTCTTGGTCTATTTTTCATCTTTAATCTTACTCCGACATATTTTGTATGCGACATACGAGTCACATACTAACAATTCTCCACCTTGACTCGGACAGTCGCATTTAGCAAACGACTTCCAAATCACTCGACCAATATACAAGTCACTCAAATAGACTTATATCTGCCATGTTCTAGCAAATTGAGCTCTCACACTAGAACACCATAGACTCCACCTTGAGTCTATAaccatccaatataccctggactggGTCTGCCATCCAATAAGCCCTGGACTAGGCCTGCGTCCATTTAGCCCTGGACCGGGCCGCTCAAGGATGCTCCACCTTAAGCTCAGCACCCCGAAGGGTCAGGGACTTCTTTTGTTTTCTGAGCACTCTTGCTAAATTTAAATCTGTGTTTCTTACCAAACACACGCTGCTCAGTAAACTCAAGGTTATTCACCTTGACACCATTAAGAAGATCCCTCTTGCACAATTGTTGTATCCCTCTATCACCCATATGACGACCAAGCTGCTTATGCCAAACCTTAGTCTTCTTCTTGTGATTCACGGATGCACAACTTGCAAAATTAGTCAGTGTTTCACCTTGTAATACATACAAGGAATTTTGTTTGACACCTTTCAGCACCAAACTAGAACCCTTCGTGACAGACAAAATCTCCCCTTTACTCTGGAACTCATATCCTAAATCACTTAATGAACCAAGTGACATAAGATTCTTCCCTAAAGCTGGAACATGTCTCACATTAGTCAAAGTACACTTCTTACCCTCAGCAGTCTTCACCTTGATTGACCCAATACCCACTACCTCACAAGTAACATTGTTACCAACAACAACGCGACCCTCATTAAAGGACTCATAAGTATTAAATCAATGCTTGTGTGGACACATATGATAAGAACACCCCGAATCTAGAATCCAACGATCAATAGGAcgaacaaaatcaaccacaagtgCATAGTCCGCCTCAGAATCGTACACCAAATTCTTACTTTGAACTACAGCCGCATTAGACTTAGCTTTCAACTTTGGACAACTAGGTCTTTTATGCCCGGGTTCTTTACATAGATAACAGATAACAGAATTATCAGCAGTATTGGTGTCTGGAATATTAGACTTAGCCTTTTTCTTCCGAACTCCACCTTTTTTAGTATTATCAACAACTAAACCTGCCCCTGATCCGTTTTCTAAGTCAACAGTTGCTTTTTATCGCAACTCCCTAGTGCAAAGTGCTGACTTCACTTCCTCTAGGGTCAATATTTCTTTACCAAGAACAATAGAATCCACAAAATTCCCATATGACGCAGGTAAAGAAACCAGCAGAATTAAAGCAACATCTTCATCCTCAATCTTAACATCTATATTACGCAGAtctagtaatatagtattatatttGTCTAGATGATCACGAAGTGACATACCTATCTGCATCTTGAAAGAGAACAGACGTTGTTTCAACAACAACTTATTGGTGAGCGACTTTGTCATGTACAAACTCTCCAATTTCAGCCATAACCCTATTGCAGTCGACTCGTCGGCTACCTCAGTTAGGACATCGTCTGACAAACTCAACAAGATCGATGAATGAGCCCTCTCCTCCATTGTTAACAAGGCAGGATCTTCCGTCTCAGTCACCCTAGATTCAACACCTGCAGCCGAAGCTTCAGTCTTCGTCACCTTCGTGGAGAAACCCGACGTCAGGGGTTTCCAGATGCACCGCTCCTTTAGCAAAGCCCTCATCTTTATCTGCCATAGTGCAAAACTATTCCTCCCGTCAAACTTCTCAATCCTTATAGTGTCAGTTGCCATCTTCTTCTCCCTGGATCCAAAAAACCTAAGCTCTGGTGCcaattgttgtgcggaagcgatacggagtagatgcaaaaaataaaagacacaaagatttaacgtggttcactatcaatgcgatagctacatccaccagggcgagggagaataattcactatgtcgggagaattacagattacaaaagatgagcacagagtttttctagatctgcctcttaaaactatcaatatgtttgcctcacaaatctctccttaaATAATAGCTAGGTTAGggtagtgtttatatattaaactaCCCTAACAAAGACTAATACAATTaggaaattaaataaacaaattatCAAATAAACCAAACTCGGAAATCTACGTAACCACAACGGCTAAATAGATTAGGAAAGTGGAGGGACCCACAACTTCGTAATACTAACCCAAAAGTCACGTAGCAACAATGTAGCTCCAGTATTACGCACGACTCACGGATACTAGTCTGCGACACACGTATTACTCGGACTTTGCTTCATCATTATATCATTATTTTCTTTCTTGGTCTATTTTTCATCTTTAATCTTACTCCGACATATTTTGTATGCGACATATTTTGTATGCACCCTTTCCTATTAGGCTGGAATTCCGCGAGAAAAGCGTATGAGTTTGTTGATGAGCCATACGGCCGATGTTTACAATATCTTCGCTCACGCGACGCTGCTGATGTTGCTAATGATGGAAACAAGGGTCCCCTTATTTAATTACTTTACCTCGAGGGACATGTCTCATGTTTTGGGACAGATCAATACATAGTAATTTTTTGAGGCGATTTGATCAATGATATTGATATTTTTGTAGAGTAGCCGTTTTAATGTTACGAATCATATGTATCTCTATTATCTaagttatttaattaatttaatgtaagATTCAAGTGTGCCTTCAATATACACAAATTAAAAGCGTCTACTATGGGTTTGGGATGTATTTGAAACGTAAGTTTCATTAGTTTTGACGGAACGTCTCAAAAGACTATAAAAGATAAATATATAACTGGACCGAGACGGAATGAAACGTTTAAATAACTAATTGAAGTATTACATGCAAGTATGCAACTGACCAAATCCCTCTCCAACTTATTAGGAACTACCTTGGTTTTTAATCATTCATTTTGTAAGACAATTAACACGGGTACATAACTATTAGCTAAAAAATACACTACAAAAATTCAGAGTTTATAAATTACTACATATACATCTTAACCAATTATAAAGTATCAAGTTTATTGTTAGTTCACAAAAGTAATTCGGGGCTCATTCGAGGCTTCGTCCAACGACCCTCTAGCCAAAGCCAACGGCTCCATTTTTCTCATAAAAGGCAACAATCTTCGTTCCTTGACTTCCTCAAATTATTTTTTAGCTGTTGTAATATTTTGCTCTTCACGTTGTATATTTATGATAACAGTATAGCTGTTCACTGGTATTTCAAGTGATAGGCTATGGAATTTCACAGAAGTAATTTAGAGGAAGAAGAGAATGATTATATTAATTTCAAGTGTGTGTAAAACAAATGCATATTCCCCTTTATATATTAGAGGAATGACTTGGTGGTTACTCCATAGAGATAATTACAACCACTTAATTAATTCAGTAAAATCCTAAATTAAGATGCTCTCCAACGGTGCAAATGAAAGGAGGTTTTCTTAGTTTGTCCTCATGTCATAATTAAGAGTACCAGAATTTGTTATGACCTCATCCCTTGCATTGTCAGCTTGGTAATTCCCTTTGGAGTCAGTGTTGCACACGCTCTTAATTGCAGCAGTACTACTCTGGGTTGTATCAATACCCTCTCCTTCAGAGGATCCTTGTCCCCAAGGATCAAATTGAGGAAATCTCTTCTGTAGGTCATATAAAAATTCCCAGGTAGCATCTTCAATAGAGGAAGTGTTCCACTTGATAAGAACTTTAGTTGCATTAACTCTGCCTCTATTAACAACCTTCCTGGCTAGGACAGCCTCAGGTTCAGTATCAGTGGGGTCCTCGGGGTAGGGTGCAGCTGCTAGATTAGGTCCATAATGCCTTTTGAGTAAGGAAACGTGAAAGGTGGGATGAATTTTGGACCCTGCTGGTAAGGCTAGCTTATAAGACACTTTCCCAATCCTCAACAAGACCTTGTAAGGGCCATAATATTTCTTTGCCAGTTTCTAGTTGACTCTAGCATAAATAGAATGTTGTCTATAAGGATGCAACTTCAAATACACATAGTCACCTACTTCAAATTCTCTGTCAGTCCTTTTTTTGTTAGCCTGCTACTGCATCATGTTCTGAGCTCGAGCTAGATTAAATTTAATGGACTGCAGTGTCTCTTCTCTATCAACCAAAACTCGATCGACTGCATCTACCTTACTAATACCAGGCATATAAGGTAAATGGACTGGGGGGCTTCCCATACAGGACTTCAAAAGGAGTTGCTTTAATGGCACTATGGAATGTTGTGTTGTACCAGTATTCTGCAGCAGGCAGGTATTTACACCAGTCTAAGGGTGCTTCACTACAAAAACACCTGAGATAAGTCTCTAAGCCTCTGTTTAGTACTTCTGTTTGGCCATCAGATTGTGGGTGGTAGGATGAGGTTAGGTTCAGGCTGACCCCATGTACAGCAAACAACTCTTGCCAGAAGTTACTCAGGAAAATTGAATCTCTATCAGATACCATAGTCTCTAGCATCCCATATAACTTATAAATGTAATCAAAGAAGGCTTGTGCGACATCAGCAGCTGTCTATGGATGACTTAGAGGTACAAAGTGCCCATATTTGCTCAGCCTATCAATTACCACTATGATAGAGTTCATCCCCATGGACTTTGGCAATCCTTCCACAAAGTCCATACTAATGTCAGTCCAAACTGATTCAGGTATAGGTAATGGTTGTATTTTTCCTGGTGATGCAACTGTCTCATGCTTGCATTGCTGGCACACCTGGCACTGTTGTATGTATTTCTGTACATCAAACTTCATTCCCTTCCAGAAAAACCTTTGCTTCAATCTTTGATAAGTAGCCTCTATGCCAGAATGTCCGGCTTGTAAGGTATCATGCATGAGGGTAAGCAGCTTATGAGGTAGATTACCATGTCTCCCTACCACAAACCTGCCCTTCCATTTTAATTGTTCTCCAGACCAGCTGTACCCCTTATGTGAATCAGGGTTAGCTTTAAGTTCTTCCACCATTTTAACCAGCTGAGGATCTTTGCTCCAAGCTTCCTGTAGAGAGGCATACAGGTCAGTGCTGAGTGAGCTCAGGTACAGTGCATTCAACTCAGAACTGTGCATTCTAGAAAGAGCATCAGCAGCTATGTTGTCTTTGCCCTTCTTGTAAGCTATTTCATAGTCAAACCCCAGTAACTTGGCTAGCCACTTCTGTTGTAGAGGGTTAGTGATTCTTTGCTCTAACAAATACTTTAGACTTTGGCGATCAGTCTTGATAATGAAATGTCTTCCAGTGAGATATTGACTCCACTTAGAGACAGCATGTATGATGGCTAATAGTTCTCGTTCATAAACTGACATGGCCTGATGTCCAGGTGATAATGCCTTGCTAATAAAAGCAATGGGATGATGACCTTGCATTAACACAGCCCCAATACCCTCTCCTGAGGCATCTGTCTCCACCACAAAAGGCTGACTAAAGTCTGGGAGGGCTAAGACAGGAGCAGTAATCATAGCTTCCTTGAGTGTGCTGAAAGCTTCTCCAGCTGCTAGGGACCACTTAAACCCATTTTTCTTCAGCAAATTGGTAAGAGGCTTGCTGATAAGTCCATACCCCTTAATAAACCTCTTGTAGTACCCTGTCAAGCCAAGGAATCCTCTCAATTTCTTTACTGTGTTAGGAGTTGTCCACTCCTTAACTGCTGCAATTTTTGTGGGGTCAGTTGCTACGCCAGCTCTAGAGATCACATGCCCAAGGTATTCCACCTGTGTGGTGCCAAAATAATATTTGGATGGTTTAGCAAAGAGTTGGTTCTTCCTCATCAACTCTAGTGTGAGTTTAATGTGTTCCAAATGTTCTGGCCACTCCTTGCTACATAGCAGAATATCATCAAAGAATACCAAGGCAAATTTCCTTAAGTATGGGCCATAAACCCTGTTCATGAGACCTTGAAAGGTGGATGGGGCATTGGTTAACCCAAAGGGCATAACCAGATACTCAAAGTGTCCATGATGTGTTCTGAAAGTTGTTTTGTAAATGTCTTCTGGGGCCATTCGAATCTGGTGGAAACCAGCtttcaaatcaatcttagaaaagtatTTGGACCCATGGAGTTCATCAAGGAGATCTTCTATAAGTGGGATTGGAAACTTGTCTTTTATAGTGTGCTTGTTTAATTCCCTGTAATCCACACACATGCGCCAAGTACCATCCTTCTTTTTCACTAACACCACAGGAGATGCATATGGGCTGGTGCTGTGTTGGATCACCCCATTGTCCAAGAGTTCCCTTGTCATCTCCTCAATAACATCCTTCTGCAGCATAGGGTATTTATATGGCCTTATGCTAAATGGTTCAGCTCCAATTTTCAGAGATATTTTATGATTATGACCCTCCCTAAAGGGTGGTAATTCCTTGGATTCCTTAAAAACATCAGGATACTGGTTTAAGAGAGATTGAAGAGCAGTCTGCTCCACTTCTGGTGCAGCCATGTGTAATGCAAACAACTCAACTCCCCAGTCGGTAGGAAGGACCATAGCAAGTTTGCCTCCTTCTTCCACTGCTTTAACCATATATTTCAAGGATGGTTCTCTTAATGGTACTTTGCTCACCCCTTTTAACACCACTCTCTTTTGATTCTGTATAAATTCCATTGTTAACTTTTTAAAGTCCCATGTTATTAGCCCCAAGGTTTCTAATCATTGAACCCCTAACACTGCATCACAACCTCCTAGAGGTATAGCAAAGAAATCAATCTGAAATTTGATGGAATTGATTCTCCAGCATAGTTGAGATACTTGGTGTGAACAGGTGAGTTTACCCCCATTAGCCACTGAAATATTGAATGTCTCTATGGGTGTTAGAGTCAGTCCCAATCTTGCAGCCAACCCTATATCAATAAAGTTATGGGAGCTGCCACTATCAACCAATAGACTCAGTATTTTCCTCCCAATCTGGCCATGAACCCTCATTGTTTGACAATGAGCCTTTCCAGCCAAGGCATAGACTGAAATCTGTGTAATTTCTCCTGACCCCTGAACTGGTTCCTCCTCACTTTCAACTGAGGGAGGGTCCTCCACTTCTTCTTCCAGTTCTAAGGAGTATAAGGTTCTCTTCCTGTTCTTACAGACGTGTTGGGGTGTGTACTTCTCATCACAGTAGAAACACTGACCCTTTGCCATTTTGGCTTCAATGTCAGCATTGGCTGGTTTGAATTTGGGTGTTTGGGGGGTTATGGTGGgtggtttgtggttgttttggaATCTGTTGGTAAAATTTTGTGGTGGGTGGGGAAGTAGGGGTGGTTTTTATGATGGTGGAGGGGTGGATTGAAGTTTGGTAGTTTGGTTGTTGAGCTGTAGGGATGACTCTAGTAGTTTAGCTAAGCCATAATCTTCCTGTACACTCTTGGGTTTAAGGAGCCTAACCATGCTGGCTATATTCTCCTTCAAACCTGAGATAAAACAGCTCAAAGCATAGGCTGGGGGTAGGTTTAATTTACTGAGGATTAAATCAAAGGAGTCATGATAGGTTTTAACATTATCAATTTGTTTCAGCGCCAACATCTCAGTCATAGGGTCCTCAAATGGATCACCAAATCTAGCCTTAATAGCAAGCCTATACTCGTCCCATCCCAAAGGTATAATAGATGTTCTATTTTTTGTGTAGGTCTGATGCCAGGCTAAAGCCCTGGACTCTAGGTGAACAAAGGCATAAGTCACTTTCTTAAGTTCAGCAATATCAGCCACAGTAAAAAAATTGATCACATCTAAAGATCCAACTATCTACATCTTCACCATTAAAAGTGGGAAATGCAATAGTAGGGGATCTAACAGGGGAAGCGAAACTATTACTATCCTTTTGATCCAAACGCAGAGCCAAGGTAGATAACTGGTTTGTTAGAGACTCCACCTGCTCCTGAAGGAACTTGTATTCCACTGATCCAGTACCATGATCCTCAACTTCACCCATTGTCATGATTTTACGTGTTCTTGGTTTTATTATCACTTTAGGGATTGTAATTAGTGTTTTTGTGTGTCGAGTTTTTCTGTAACGAGGAAGGAAAAAAGGGTtgtatttttttggattttctctaatgttgaatgaatgaaaattGCACAGGTCGTAGAGGAtgaatgctctgataccacttgataaCGATAGTTTGTTCACCGGTATTTCAAGTGATAGGCTATGGAATTTCACAGAAGTAATTTAGAGGAAGAAGAGAATGATTATATTAATTTCAAGTGTGTGTAAAACAAATGCATATTCCCCTTTATATATTAGAGGAATGACTTGGTGGTTACTCCATAGAGATAATTACAACCACTTAATTAATTCAGTAAAATCCTAAATTAAGATGCTCTCCAACGGTGCACATGGAAGGAGGTTTTCTTAGTTTGTCCTCATGTCATAATTAAGAGTACCAGAATTTGTTATGACCTCATCTATTGCATTGTCAGCTTGGTAATTCCCTTTGGAGTCAGTGTTGCACACGCTCTTAATTGCAGCAGAACTACTCTGGGTTGTATCAATTTAGCCTCTATATACCTTGTGCATTATTGTATGACACACAACAATTGAAACCGAATATATCAAAGAGAGTATTTTCCCATTCTCTATCTTCCATTCTCTATTTCTAATATGGTATTATGATCAagcttggtcatcattcttacgGAGAACAGTTAAGCTCCTATGAGTTTTGTTTAGAAAAGTTAAAACCCATATCAGTTTAGTTTAGCTCCTATAAGTTCACTTTAGAAAAGGTAAGCTCATAtaacttcagttcagttcaacaaaattaagaccaaaaaaaaaagaccTCAGAATATTATTACATCATAATCATAAGATATTAGAAATTGGCCCGGGCAtcgcccgggcattaaatctattaaatatatATTTGAGACTTTTTTCGAGCGACGTGGTAGTCTTCAAGTTTTTTAAAACACtctaattaataaataatattttaacatttctattagaattagaaaactttATTTTGAGATAATTAattttcaattttctactaaaattaGTAGACTTTggctaattaattatttatttttatcattTGTACTAAAATTAGTAAACTTCTGTGATATTTCATTTGGGTTAGTTCCTTCAAATGACAGTCGTATTCTTTACTTTATTTGCTTATATTTTActaattttctttgattgttaacTTTATTTTACTAATTTTCTTTGATTATTAACTTTAATGAGAATACTCTAAACTATTATATTCTAAGCAAGTTAAGTGAATTCACATGAAAGCTTGCAGAAATCAAATATACCGCTACAATTTTCATGGTATTTTGTTACATGGTATACAACAATAAGGGTAATTTTTTTAAGAAAAATATAAAATGATTTCTCAACTCAACATATCTTAGTATTGTCAATGTACATATCTCTACGTAAATTTGACATTGTTGAAAGCTGAATATGCATGTAAATTTAGAAAGACATGAATGAAGGTAAACGATTGTAGGTTTAATTTGTTCCTTTTATGAGATCAAGTTACACTCACCCATTATTATTTCaataattactccctccgtccctaTTATTTGTTTTAACTTTCTTCTCATTTGTCGAATGTATATTGTATACAAATTCATTCAATAAAGAGGTAGAGTGGATATGAATCAAGATTTACTTAATGATAGTAGAATTTATTAGTCTCTTACGAACATATAAAACTCCCATGAATCCGCGAGTTTTAAGCTATGGACGTCGTGATAGCTTAAAATTCCCTTGAATTTCTATGCATGTTCTTTTATGATAGTCAAGACTATATATagatatatgtatatacatatatatgtatatgatGTTTCTCTACCCTTTTGAAACATCAAGGTAGAATTGTAATCCTCCCGAGAAAAGACATTAGCAAGTTATTTTATGTAATGTTTCCGAATAAttaccaaaataaaaataaaaaaatagggCAATGTCATTACGCATTTGTGCCCCTTTCGCGAGAATAAGATTCACGAAGCAATTGTAGGCACACGAGCAAGTGAAACTGCTTCAGCTTCGGGTTCCCTGCGGCACTTTGATGAAATGGTCTGAATCCCGTAGTACCGGAGATGTGTGTCCTGTTTGCTCCCACACATACGTCGGCTAAGAATCCCCGAGCAGG is a genomic window containing:
- the LOC141629301 gene encoding uncharacterized protein LOC141629301; its protein translation is MGEVEDHGTGSVEYKFLQEQVESLTNQLSTLALRLDQKDSNSFASPIVGSLDVINFFTVADIAELKKVTYAFVHLESRALAWHQTYTKNRTSIIPLGWDEYRLAIKARFGDPFEDPMTEMLALKQIDNVKTYHDSFDLILSKLNLPPAYALSCFISGLKENIASMVRLLKPKSVQEDYGLAKLLESSLQLNNQTTKLQSTPPPS